From Streptomyces sp. TLI_235, a single genomic window includes:
- a CDS encoding tricorn protease (manually curated) has protein sequence MSGYLRYPHIRGDLLTFTAEDDVWVAPLHPDGTVGRAWRVSCDRVRVSHPRLSPDGRTVAWTGWQALTPEVWTAPADGGEAVRLTYWGSHDTRVRGWLPNGQVLAVTSYHEPFAHYTWAYALPADGAPGRRMPWGPVNDAQVGVEHTVLLTSAAPHGPAAWKRYRGGATGRLWLDHGELLPGHTGHLASPMPLGEPDHPRIAFLSDHEGVGNLYSCRPDGSDLRRHTDHASYYAREAASDGTRVVYQHAGDLWLLDSLDSPAPRRLDVPLGGSRAGRRPYQVSAALNVKDLVCDPTGRAGVVNIRGSLYWLTHREGPARVLADTPGVRTRLPVLPAFGGHVAWITDAEGEDAVEIAPLPARGGDGGGPSRRIAAGLIGRVQELSAAPDGRHLAVAASDGRLLLVATESGEVREVASSQFGPVSSPAFSPDSQWLTWSQPVAGRSLRAIRLARVDAAERIVDVTGGRFEDEHPVFTRDGRFLVFLSWRGFDPVHDVHTGDMSFPLGCRPYLVPLAADTPSPFAVPVEGRPAVGLDPDEATGDGTVTVDQEGLTKRLVPFPVTASKYSATAPVRGGVLWLRWPISGALGQTFASPTDTSGKPSLEYFDLAHGSRSTVADQLDGFSVSGDGGSVLVFSAGALKLHPLPGGSPITVDLRRITHVVHPADEWRQAYHEAARVVRDQFWDEDMCGLDWPELVAQYEPLLERIAGPDDFADLLRELLGELGTSHAYVTPSRRGEGPQLLQQPLGLLGANAHRDPDGRWLVDRILPGESSDPRARAPLAGFGLQDGDELIAVDGRPPDPVRGPAPLLAGTGGTTVELTLRCKDSGRIRRIAVTPLTDERPVRYQDWVVKRRKLVREFSDGRCGYLHIPDLGGSGWAQFNRDLRSELAKPALILDVRGNAGGNVSELVLEKLNRRVLAWDFTRGRHPVRWPRDAPRGPLVALADHATSSDGDVIIAAIKLLGLGPVVGTRTWGGVVGMTGRHVLGDGTQISVPKNASWFTEGIGWSVENHGVEPDVEVLRTPHSWARGEHTDLAAAVELAMELLAEHHAAVPPPGDTPRPDLRRPPLPPRS, from the coding sequence GTGTCCGGATATCTCAGGTACCCCCACATTCGCGGTGATCTGCTCACCTTCACCGCGGAGGACGACGTGTGGGTGGCGCCGCTGCACCCGGACGGCACCGTCGGGCGCGCCTGGCGGGTGAGCTGCGACCGCGTCCGGGTCAGCCACCCCCGGCTCTCCCCCGACGGCCGCACCGTCGCCTGGACCGGCTGGCAGGCGCTCACCCCCGAGGTGTGGACGGCCCCGGCGGACGGCGGCGAGGCCGTCCGGCTCACCTACTGGGGCAGCCACGACACCCGGGTCCGCGGCTGGCTCCCGAACGGCCAGGTCCTCGCCGTGACCTCGTACCACGAGCCGTTCGCCCACTACACCTGGGCGTACGCGCTGCCGGCCGACGGCGCCCCCGGCCGCCGGATGCCCTGGGGCCCGGTCAACGACGCCCAGGTCGGGGTGGAGCACACCGTGCTGCTGACCTCCGCCGCCCCGCACGGCCCGGCCGCCTGGAAGCGCTACCGCGGCGGCGCCACCGGACGGCTCTGGCTCGACCACGGCGAGCTGCTGCCCGGGCACACCGGGCACCTCGCCTCACCGATGCCGCTCGGCGAGCCTGACCACCCGCGGATCGCCTTCCTCTCCGACCACGAGGGCGTCGGCAACCTCTACTCCTGCCGCCCGGACGGCTCCGACCTGCGCCGGCACACCGACCACGCCTCCTACTACGCCCGCGAGGCGGCCTCCGACGGCACCCGGGTCGTCTACCAGCACGCCGGTGACCTGTGGCTGCTCGACAGCCTGGACTCCCCCGCCCCGCGCCGCCTCGACGTGCCGCTCGGCGGCTCCCGGGCCGGCCGCCGCCCCTACCAGGTGTCGGCGGCGCTGAACGTCAAGGACCTGGTCTGCGACCCGACCGGCCGGGCCGGCGTGGTCAACATCCGCGGCAGCCTGTACTGGCTCACCCACCGCGAGGGGCCGGCCCGGGTGCTCGCCGACACCCCCGGGGTGCGCACCCGGCTGCCGGTGCTGCCGGCCTTCGGCGGCCACGTCGCCTGGATCACCGACGCCGAGGGCGAGGACGCCGTCGAGATCGCGCCGCTGCCCGCCCGCGGCGGCGACGGCGGCGGCCCGTCCCGCCGGATCGCCGCGGGCCTGATCGGCCGGGTCCAGGAGCTCTCCGCCGCCCCGGACGGCCGCCACCTGGCGGTGGCCGCCTCGGACGGGCGCCTGCTGCTGGTCGCCACCGAGAGCGGCGAGGTCCGCGAGGTGGCGTCCTCCCAGTTCGGCCCGGTCAGCAGTCCGGCCTTCTCCCCCGACTCGCAGTGGCTGACCTGGTCGCAGCCGGTCGCCGGCCGGTCGCTGCGGGCGATCCGGCTGGCCAGGGTGGACGCCGCGGAGCGGATCGTCGACGTCACCGGCGGCCGGTTCGAGGACGAGCACCCGGTGTTCACCCGGGACGGCCGCTTCCTGGTGTTCCTGTCCTGGCGCGGCTTCGACCCGGTGCACGACGTGCACACCGGCGACATGTCCTTCCCGCTCGGCTGCCGCCCCTACCTCGTCCCGCTGGCCGCGGACACCCCGTCCCCGTTCGCCGTGCCGGTGGAGGGCCGCCCGGCGGTCGGTCTGGACCCGGACGAGGCCACCGGCGACGGCACCGTCACCGTCGACCAGGAGGGTCTCACCAAGCGGCTGGTGCCCTTCCCGGTCACCGCGTCCAAGTACTCGGCGACGGCGCCCGTCCGCGGCGGGGTGCTGTGGCTGCGCTGGCCGATCTCCGGCGCCCTCGGCCAGACCTTCGCCAGCCCCACCGACACCTCCGGCAAGCCCTCCCTGGAGTACTTCGACCTCGCGCACGGCAGCCGCTCCACCGTCGCCGACCAGTTGGACGGCTTCTCCGTCTCCGGCGACGGCGGGTCCGTCCTGGTGTTCTCGGCCGGCGCGCTCAAGCTCCACCCGCTGCCGGGCGGCTCCCCGATCACCGTCGACCTGCGGCGGATCACCCACGTCGTGCACCCTGCCGACGAGTGGCGGCAGGCCTACCACGAGGCCGCCCGGGTCGTCCGCGACCAGTTCTGGGACGAGGACATGTGCGGCCTGGACTGGCCGGAGCTGGTCGCGCAGTACGAGCCGCTGCTGGAGCGGATCGCCGGCCCCGACGACTTCGCCGACCTGCTGCGCGAGCTGCTCGGCGAGCTCGGCACCTCGCACGCCTACGTCACGCCCTCGCGCCGCGGCGAGGGGCCGCAGCTGCTGCAGCAGCCGCTCGGCCTGCTCGGCGCCAACGCCCACCGGGACCCGGACGGCCGCTGGCTGGTCGACCGGATCCTGCCGGGCGAGTCCTCCGACCCGCGGGCCCGGGCCCCGCTGGCCGGCTTCGGCCTCCAGGACGGCGACGAGCTGATCGCCGTCGACGGCCGCCCGCCGGACCCGGTGCGCGGCCCCGCGCCGCTGCTCGCCGGCACCGGCGGCACCACCGTCGAGCTCACCCTGCGGTGCAAGGACTCCGGCCGGATCCGGCGGATCGCCGTCACCCCGCTCACCGACGAGCGGCCCGTCCGCTACCAGGACTGGGTGGTCAAACGCCGCAAGCTGGTCCGCGAGTTCAGCGACGGCCGGTGCGGCTACCTGCACATCCCGGACCTCGGCGGCTCGGGCTGGGCCCAGTTCAACCGGGACCTGCGCAGCGAGCTGGCCAAGCCCGCGCTGATCCTGGACGTCCGCGGCAACGCCGGCGGCAACGTCTCCGAACTCGTCCTGGAGAAGCTGAACCGCCGGGTGCTGGCCTGGGACTTCACCCGCGGACGGCACCCGGTGCGCTGGCCCAGGGACGCGCCGCGCGGCCCGCTGGTCGCCCTCGCCGACCACGCCACCAGCTCGGACGGCGATGTCATCATCGCCGCCATCAAGCTGCTCGGGCTGGGGCCGGTGGTCGGCACCCGGACGTGGGGCGGCGTGGTCGGGATGACCGGACGGCACGTCCTCGGCGACGGCACCCAGATCTCGGTGCCGAAGAACGCCTCCTGGTTCACCGAGGGAATCGGCTGGTCGGTGGAGAACCACGGCGTCGAACCGGACGTCGAGGTGCTGCGCACCCCGCACAGCTGGGCCCGCGGCGAGCACACCGACCTGGCGGCCGCGGTGGAGCTCGCCATGGAGCTCCTCGCGGAGCACCACGCGGCCGTGCCGCCGCCCGGCGACACACCCCGGCCCGACCTGCGGCGGCCACCGCTGCCGCCGCGGTCCTGA